In Porites lutea chromosome 9, jaPorLute2.1, whole genome shotgun sequence, a single window of DNA contains:
- the LOC140947373 gene encoding serine--tRNA ligase, cytoplasmic-like, with translation MRVFCFRLHQLKFLPTVFRFPRYFSVSPLKMVLDLDLYRADKGGIPEKIRENQSKRYKDTTLVDQIVEADTKWRKLRFSADNWNKLKNLCSKQIGEKMKRKEPVGDSEELPENVVNGLEELTPDILQGLTVTQIKHIRTLIDGNIAKCNEEVIQVEQLRNERLFEVGNLLHESVPVSNDEEDNRVERTWGDSSVRKKYSHVDLAYMVDGVDTERGANVAGSRGYFLKGPLVFLEHALIQLATRMLHKKGFVPLYTPFFMRKEAMQEVAQLSQFDEELYKVIGKGADEAGYEERYLIATSEQPIAAFHRDEWLAANELPKKYAGFSTCFRQEAGSHGRDTRGIFRVHQFEKIEQFVICSPHDNTSWQLFHEMIANAEEFNQALGLPYRIVNIVSGELNNAAAMKYDLEAWFPGSGAFRELVSCSNCTDYQARRLKVRFGQTKKMGEGTEYVHMLNATMCAVSRTICALLENYQTEEGIALPSVLKPLLPEGLDFLKFVKSAPIEEKPEAKKQKKKTKNKQGAQSDTCLEAKMETMDVSKE, from the exons ATGCGGGTCTTCTGCTTCAGATTGCATCAGCTGAAGTTCTTACCGACAGTCTTTAGGTTTCCAAGGTATTTCTCCGTCTCTCCTCTCAAAATGGTGCTTGATCTGGACTTATACAGGGCTGATAAAGGTGGTATCCCGGAAAAAATCCGAGAAAACCAGAGCAAACGCTACAAGGATACAACACTAGTCGACCAAATTGTTGAAGCAGATACGAAATGGAGAAAGT TGAGGTTCTCGGCGGATAACTGgaacaaattaaagaatttaTGCAGTAAACAGATTGGCGAAAAAATGAAG CGTAAAGAACCAGTTGGTGACAGTGAAGAATTGCCTGAAAATGTGGTCAATGGCTTGGAGGAACTTACCCCAGATATATTACAG GGTCTCACTGTGACTCAAATCAAACATATCCGAACACTGATTGATGGAAATATAGCAAAGTGTAATGAGGAAGTCATACAAGTGGAACAGCTTAGAAATGAGAGGCTATTTGAGGTTGGAAACCTTCTTCATGAGTCTGTTCCTGTCAGCAATGATGAG GAGGATAACAGAGTAGAGAGAACTTGGGGTGACAGTTCAGTGAGAAAGAAGTATTCACATGTTGATCTGGCTTACATGGTGGACGGAGTTGATACAGAGCGTGGTGCCAATGTAGCTGGTAGCAGAGGATACTTTCTCAAA GGGCCACTTGTCTTCCTTGAACATGCTCTGATCCAGTTGGCAACACGCATGTTGCACAAGAAAGGATTTGTTCCTCTTTATACGCCATTTTTCATGAGGAAGGAAGCCATGCAAGAAGTTGCTCAGCTTAGTCAGTTTGATGAGGAGTTGTACAAG GTGATAGGCAAAGGTGCTGACGAGGCTGGTTATGAAGAAAGATATCTCATTGCTACTAGTGAACAACCAATTGCAGCATTTCATCGTGATGAGTGGTTAGCTGCTAATGAGCTGCCCAAGAAATATGCAGGCTTCTCAACATGTTTCAGACAGGAAGCAGGCTCACATGGACGAGACACTCGTGGTATTTTTAGGGTTCACCAGTTTGAAAAG ATAGAGCAGTTTGTGATCTGTTCTCCTCATGACAACACTTCCTGGCAGCTTTTCCATGAGATGATTGCCAATGCTGAAGAGTTCAACCAAGCACTTGGGCTTCCATACAGAATAGTTAATATTGTGTCTG GTGAACTCAACAATGCAGCAGCAATGAAGTATGATCTGGAGGCGTGGTTTCCTGGAAGTGGGGCTTTCCGTGAGTTGGTGTCCTGTTCAAATTGCACAGATTACCAAGCGAGGAGACTAAAAGTTCGCTTTGGTCAGACAAAGAAGATGGGAGAGGGG ACGGAATATGTTCACATGTTAAACGCTACAATGTGTGCTGTGTCAAGAACCATTTGTGCGCTCCTCGAGAATTACCAAACAGAAGAAGGAATAGCTCTTCCTTCTGTCCTTAAACCACTTCTTCCCGAGGGTTTGGATTTTcttaaatttgtcaaatccgcACCGATTGAGGAAAAACCAGAAGCtaagaagcaaaaaaagaagacaaagaacaaacaaggCGCTCAAAGTGATACATGTTTAGAAGCTAAAATGGAAACTATGGATGTCAGCAAAGAATGA